Proteins from a single region of Tamandua tetradactyla isolate mTamTet1 chromosome 12, mTamTet1.pri, whole genome shotgun sequence:
- the AREL1 gene encoding apoptosis-resistant E3 ubiquitin protein ligase 1 isoform X1, whose product MFYVIGGITVSVVAFFFTIKFLFELAARVVSFLQNEDRERRGDRTIYDYVRGNYLDPRSCKVSWDWKDPYEVGHSMAFRVHLFYKNGQPFPAVRPVGLRVHISHVELAVEIPVTQEVLQEPHSNVVKVAFTVRRAGRYEITVKLGGLNVAYSPYYKIFQPGVVVPSKTKIVCHFSTLVLTCGQPHTLQIVPRDEYDNPTNNSMSLRDEHNYSLSIHELGPQEEESTGISFEKSVTSNRQTCQVFLRLTLHSCGCFHACISYQNQPINNGEFDIIVLSENEKNIVERNVSTSGVSIYFEAYLYNATNCTNTPWHLPPMHMSSSQRRPSTAVEEEDEDSPSECHTPEKVKKPKKVYCYVSPKQFSVKEFYLKIIPWRLYTFRVCPGTKFSYLGPDPVHKLLTLVVDDGIQPPVELSCKERNILAATFIRSLHKNIGGSETFQDKVNFFQRELRQIHMKRPHSKVTLKVSRQALLESSLKATRYFSISDWSKNFEVVFQDEEALDWGGPRREWFELICKALFDTTSQLFTRFSDNNQALVHPNPNRPAHLRLKMYEFAGRLVGKCLYESSLGGAYKQLVRARFTRSFLAQIIGLRMHYKYFETDDPEFYKSKVCFILNNDMSEMELVFAEEKYNKSGQLDKVVELMTGGAQIPVTNANKIFYLNLLAQYRLASQVKEEVEHFLKGLNELVPENLLAIFDENELELLMCGTGNINVSDFKAHAVVVGGSWHFREKVMRWFWTVVSSLTQEELARLLQFTTGSSQLPPGGFAALCPSFQIIAAPTHSTLPTAHTCFNQLCLPTYDSYEEVHRMLQLAISEGCEGFGML is encoded by the exons ATGTTTTACGTTATTG GTGGAATCACAGTGTCTGTGGTTGCATTTTTCTTCACAATTAAGTTTCTCTTTGAGCTTGCCGCACGTGTAGTCAGCTTCCTACAGAATGAGGACCGCGAGCGCCGAGGGGACCGGACTATTTATGACTACGTGCGGGGAAATTACCTGGATCCCCGGTCCTGCAAAGTCTCCTGGGATTGGAAGGACCCCTATGAGGTGGGCCACAGCATGGCCTTCCGAGTGCAT TTATTCTATAAGAACGGACAGCCTTTTCCTGCAGTTCGGCCTGTGGGACTAAGAGTTCACATCTCTCATGTTGAGCTAGCAGTGGAAATTCCAGTGACTCAGGAAGTCCTTCAAGAGCCCCATTCCAATGTGGTGAAAGTGGCCTTCACGGTGCGCAGGGCTGGGCGTTATGAAATCACAGTAAAACTTGGTGGATTAAATGTGGCCTATAGTCCGTACTACAAAATTTTTCAACCTg GAGTGGTGGTTCCTTCCAAGACCAAAATAGTGTGCCATTTTTCTACTCTCGTGTTGACCTGTGGGCAGCCACACACCCTTCAAATAGTGCCCCGAGATGAATATGACAACCCTACGAACAATTCCATGTCTTTGAGAGATGAACACAATTACAGTTTGTCTATTCATGAG CTTGGTCCTCAAGAAGAAGAAAGCACTGGTATCTCATTTGAGAAGTCAGTAACCTCCAACAGGCAGACTTGCCAGGTGTTCTTGCGACTCACCCTGCATTCTTGTGGCTGCTTCCATGCCTGCATTTCATACCAAAATCAGCCAATCAATAATGGCGAATTTGACATTATTGTTCTAAGTG AGAATGAGAAGAATATTGTTGAACGCAATGTGTCCACCTCAGGGGTGAGCATTTACTTTGAGGCTTATCTTTATAATGCCACCAATTGTACCAACACACCATGGCACCTTCCACCCATGCATATGAGCTCTTCCCAGCGGCGACCCTCCACTGCTGTtgaagaggaagatgaagatTCGCCCTCTGAGTGCCACACCCCTGAAAAAGTGAAGAAACCAAAGAAAGTGTACTGCTATGTGTCACCAAAG CAATTCTCAGTGAAGGAGTTCTACCTGAAAATCATTCCCTGGCGCCTTTATACCTTCCGAGTGTGTCCAGGAACAAAA TTTTCATACCTTGGTCCTGATCCAGTCCATAAGCTTCTTACACTGGTGGTGGATGATGGCATCCAACCTCCTGTGGAGCTCAGCTGTAAGGAGAGGAACATTCTGGCGGCCACTTTTATCCGCTCCCTCCATAAGAACATAG GAGGCTCTGAGACCTTTCAGGACAAGGTGAACTTTTTCCAGCGAGAACTGCGGCAGATACATATGAAAAGACCACACTCCAAAGTCACCCTGAAAGTCAGCAGACAAGCCTTGTTAGAATCG TCCCTGAAAGCCACTCGATATTTCTCCATCTCAGATTGGAGCAAGAACTTTGAGGTGGTTTTCCAGGATGAAGAAG ctcTCGACTGGGGAGGGCCTCGCCGGGAATGGTTTGAGCTAATCTGCAAGGCACTGTTTGATACCACCAGTCAGCTCTTCACCCGATTCAGTGACAACAACCAAGCATTA GTACATCCCAACCCTAATCGTCCTGCTCATCTGCGGCTGAAGATGTATGAGTTTGCAGGGCGGCTGGTGGGCAAGTGTCTGTATGAGTCTTCTCTAGGAGGAGCCTATAAGCAGTTGGTCCGAGCTCGATTTACTCGTTCTTTTCTGGCCCAAATCATAGGACTACGTATGCATTACAAG TACTTTGAAACAGATGACCCAGAATTCTACAAATCTAAAGTTTGTTTCATCCTCAACAATGACATGAGTGAGATGGAGCTGGTCTTTGCAGAAGAGAAATATAACAAATCCGGTCAATTGGATAAG GTTGTAGAACTCATGACAGGTGGAGCTCAAATCCCAGTCACCAATGCAAATAAAATCTTCTATTTAAATTTACTGGCCCAATATCGGCTGGCCAGTCAAGTGAAAGAGGAGGTGGAACATTTCCTAAAAG GCCTGAATGAATTGGTCCCTGAAAACCTTTTGGCTATTTTTGATGAGAATGAACTTGAA TTGCTGATGTGTGGGACTGGAAACATCAATGTCTCTGACTTCAAAGCCCATGCAGTGGTGGTTGGTGGCTCATGGCATTTCAGAGAAAAG GTCATGAGGTGGTTTTGGACTGTAGTTTCCAGTTTGACTCAGGAGGAGTTGGCTCGTCTGCTTCAGTTCACAACAGGCTCCTCTCAGCTACCACCTGGAGGCTTTGCCGCCCTCTGTCCCTCATTCCAGATTATTGCTGCTCCGACCCATAGCACGCTCCCTACCGCACACACATG TTTTAACCAGCTGTGCCTCCCCACATATGATTCTTATGAAGAGGTGCACAGGATGCTGCAGCTGGCCATCAGCGAGGGCTGTGAGGGCTTTGGCATGCTCTGA
- the AREL1 gene encoding apoptosis-resistant E3 ubiquitin protein ligase 1 isoform X2: MFYVIGGITVSVVAFFFTIKFLFELAARVVSFLQNEDRERRGDRTIYDYVRGNYLDPRSCKVSWDWKDPYELFYKNGQPFPAVRPVGLRVHISHVELAVEIPVTQEVLQEPHSNVVKVAFTVRRAGRYEITVKLGGLNVAYSPYYKIFQPGVVVPSKTKIVCHFSTLVLTCGQPHTLQIVPRDEYDNPTNNSMSLRDEHNYSLSIHELGPQEEESTGISFEKSVTSNRQTCQVFLRLTLHSCGCFHACISYQNQPINNGEFDIIVLSENEKNIVERNVSTSGVSIYFEAYLYNATNCTNTPWHLPPMHMSSSQRRPSTAVEEEDEDSPSECHTPEKVKKPKKVYCYVSPKQFSVKEFYLKIIPWRLYTFRVCPGTKFSYLGPDPVHKLLTLVVDDGIQPPVELSCKERNILAATFIRSLHKNIGGSETFQDKVNFFQRELRQIHMKRPHSKVTLKVSRQALLESSLKATRYFSISDWSKNFEVVFQDEEALDWGGPRREWFELICKALFDTTSQLFTRFSDNNQALVHPNPNRPAHLRLKMYEFAGRLVGKCLYESSLGGAYKQLVRARFTRSFLAQIIGLRMHYKYFETDDPEFYKSKVCFILNNDMSEMELVFAEEKYNKSGQLDKVVELMTGGAQIPVTNANKIFYLNLLAQYRLASQVKEEVEHFLKGLNELVPENLLAIFDENELELLMCGTGNINVSDFKAHAVVVGGSWHFREKVMRWFWTVVSSLTQEELARLLQFTTGSSQLPPGGFAALCPSFQIIAAPTHSTLPTAHTCFNQLCLPTYDSYEEVHRMLQLAISEGCEGFGML, encoded by the exons ATGTTTTACGTTATTG GTGGAATCACAGTGTCTGTGGTTGCATTTTTCTTCACAATTAAGTTTCTCTTTGAGCTTGCCGCACGTGTAGTCAGCTTCCTACAGAATGAGGACCGCGAGCGCCGAGGGGACCGGACTATTTATGACTACGTGCGGGGAAATTACCTGGATCCCCGGTCCTGCAAAGTCTCCTGGGATTGGAAGGACCCCTATGAG TTATTCTATAAGAACGGACAGCCTTTTCCTGCAGTTCGGCCTGTGGGACTAAGAGTTCACATCTCTCATGTTGAGCTAGCAGTGGAAATTCCAGTGACTCAGGAAGTCCTTCAAGAGCCCCATTCCAATGTGGTGAAAGTGGCCTTCACGGTGCGCAGGGCTGGGCGTTATGAAATCACAGTAAAACTTGGTGGATTAAATGTGGCCTATAGTCCGTACTACAAAATTTTTCAACCTg GAGTGGTGGTTCCTTCCAAGACCAAAATAGTGTGCCATTTTTCTACTCTCGTGTTGACCTGTGGGCAGCCACACACCCTTCAAATAGTGCCCCGAGATGAATATGACAACCCTACGAACAATTCCATGTCTTTGAGAGATGAACACAATTACAGTTTGTCTATTCATGAG CTTGGTCCTCAAGAAGAAGAAAGCACTGGTATCTCATTTGAGAAGTCAGTAACCTCCAACAGGCAGACTTGCCAGGTGTTCTTGCGACTCACCCTGCATTCTTGTGGCTGCTTCCATGCCTGCATTTCATACCAAAATCAGCCAATCAATAATGGCGAATTTGACATTATTGTTCTAAGTG AGAATGAGAAGAATATTGTTGAACGCAATGTGTCCACCTCAGGGGTGAGCATTTACTTTGAGGCTTATCTTTATAATGCCACCAATTGTACCAACACACCATGGCACCTTCCACCCATGCATATGAGCTCTTCCCAGCGGCGACCCTCCACTGCTGTtgaagaggaagatgaagatTCGCCCTCTGAGTGCCACACCCCTGAAAAAGTGAAGAAACCAAAGAAAGTGTACTGCTATGTGTCACCAAAG CAATTCTCAGTGAAGGAGTTCTACCTGAAAATCATTCCCTGGCGCCTTTATACCTTCCGAGTGTGTCCAGGAACAAAA TTTTCATACCTTGGTCCTGATCCAGTCCATAAGCTTCTTACACTGGTGGTGGATGATGGCATCCAACCTCCTGTGGAGCTCAGCTGTAAGGAGAGGAACATTCTGGCGGCCACTTTTATCCGCTCCCTCCATAAGAACATAG GAGGCTCTGAGACCTTTCAGGACAAGGTGAACTTTTTCCAGCGAGAACTGCGGCAGATACATATGAAAAGACCACACTCCAAAGTCACCCTGAAAGTCAGCAGACAAGCCTTGTTAGAATCG TCCCTGAAAGCCACTCGATATTTCTCCATCTCAGATTGGAGCAAGAACTTTGAGGTGGTTTTCCAGGATGAAGAAG ctcTCGACTGGGGAGGGCCTCGCCGGGAATGGTTTGAGCTAATCTGCAAGGCACTGTTTGATACCACCAGTCAGCTCTTCACCCGATTCAGTGACAACAACCAAGCATTA GTACATCCCAACCCTAATCGTCCTGCTCATCTGCGGCTGAAGATGTATGAGTTTGCAGGGCGGCTGGTGGGCAAGTGTCTGTATGAGTCTTCTCTAGGAGGAGCCTATAAGCAGTTGGTCCGAGCTCGATTTACTCGTTCTTTTCTGGCCCAAATCATAGGACTACGTATGCATTACAAG TACTTTGAAACAGATGACCCAGAATTCTACAAATCTAAAGTTTGTTTCATCCTCAACAATGACATGAGTGAGATGGAGCTGGTCTTTGCAGAAGAGAAATATAACAAATCCGGTCAATTGGATAAG GTTGTAGAACTCATGACAGGTGGAGCTCAAATCCCAGTCACCAATGCAAATAAAATCTTCTATTTAAATTTACTGGCCCAATATCGGCTGGCCAGTCAAGTGAAAGAGGAGGTGGAACATTTCCTAAAAG GCCTGAATGAATTGGTCCCTGAAAACCTTTTGGCTATTTTTGATGAGAATGAACTTGAA TTGCTGATGTGTGGGACTGGAAACATCAATGTCTCTGACTTCAAAGCCCATGCAGTGGTGGTTGGTGGCTCATGGCATTTCAGAGAAAAG GTCATGAGGTGGTTTTGGACTGTAGTTTCCAGTTTGACTCAGGAGGAGTTGGCTCGTCTGCTTCAGTTCACAACAGGCTCCTCTCAGCTACCACCTGGAGGCTTTGCCGCCCTCTGTCCCTCATTCCAGATTATTGCTGCTCCGACCCATAGCACGCTCCCTACCGCACACACATG TTTTAACCAGCTGTGCCTCCCCACATATGATTCTTATGAAGAGGTGCACAGGATGCTGCAGCTGGCCATCAGCGAGGGCTGTGAGGGCTTTGGCATGCTCTGA